A single region of the Hippoglossus hippoglossus isolate fHipHip1 chromosome 17, fHipHip1.pri, whole genome shotgun sequence genome encodes:
- the slc4a2a gene encoding anion exchange protein 2a isoform X5, protein MDSLDMNSGHSEVFVELNELMIDRNHELQWRETARWIKFEEEVEEETERWGRPHVASLSFRSLLELRKTISHGAVLLDLKQRTLPDIAQQVAEQMVISDQIKAEDRTSVLRALLLRHSHPSDEKDHSSFSRNISAANMAALIDKHNGQSELPQNLTNHKEADPEKTKREAPPLCHPRSKHEAKLMEKIPERAEATVVLVGSVSFLDQPSMVFVRLQEAVLLESVLEVPVPVRFLFLLLGPPVTNIDYHQIGRSISTLMSDKHFHEAAYQADDRQDLLTAINRFLDCSVVLPPSEVDGDELLHSVARFQREMLQKREEEQGSKLQEKPSSIQQHEGQLSDSLVPSKPSDEPLRRSGRLFGGLIKDMARRYPQYLSDIRDALNPQCMAAIIFIYFAALSPAITFGGLLGEKTEGLIGVSELIVATAMQGIVFSVLGAQPLLVIGFSGPLLVFEEAFYTFCKSNGIEYLTGRVWIGFWLVLLVLLTVAFEGSILVRFVSRFTQEIFSFLISLIFIYETFAKTVKIFQEHPLKNCYHGNNTVSPFPCNYTTVAGNPGKVVGEPNTALLSLLLMAGTYFIAFYLRKFKNSSFFPGRLRRIIGDFGVPIAILIMVLVDYSAEDTYTQKLNVPSGFSVSSPEKRGWMISPLGSDGQFPIWMMGASILPAILVFILIFMESQITALIVSKKERMLVKGTGFHLDLLIIVVVGGISALFGLPWLSAATVRSVTHTNALTVMSKAVAPGDKPRIQEVKEQRVTGFLVAVLVGLSIVIGEVLRQIPLAVLFGIFLYMGVMSLNGIQLTERLILLLMPSKYHPNQSYVRKVRTLRMHMFTIVQLTCLSLLWVVMATAAALAFPFVLLLTIPVRMLLLPHLFSRRELQSLDADDMESHLEEKEGQDEYSQLQMPV, encoded by the exons ATGGACAGTTTGGACATGAACAGTGGACACTCTGAG gtgtttgTGGAGCTGAACGAGCTGATGATTGACAGGAACCATGAGCTGCAGTGGAGGGAGACAGCTCGCTGGATCAAgtttgaggaggaggtggaggaggagacggagcgTTGGGGTCGACCTCACGTCGCCTCGCTCTCCTTCCGTTCGCTGCTCGAGCTCCGAAAAACCATCTCCCATG gggCGGTGCTTCTGGACCTGAAGCAGAGGACGCTGCCGGACATCGCCCAGCAGGTGGCGGAGCAGATGGTGATCTCAGATCAGATCAAAGCTGAGGATCGGACCAGCGTCCTGAGAGCTCTGCTGCTCCGACACAg TCATCCCAGTGATGAGAAAGATCACAGCTCGTTCAGCAGGAACATCTCAGCTGCCAACATGGCCGCCCTGATTGACAAACACAATGGCCAATCAGAGCTCCCCCAAAACCTGACCAATCACAAAGAGGCTGACCCAGAGAAGACCAAG AGAGAAGCCCCACCCCTCTGTCACCCCAGATCCAAACATGAAGCAAAGCTGATGGAGAAGATCCCAGAGAGAGCTGAGGCCACCGTGGTTCTCGTAG GCAGTGTGAGCTTCCTGGATCAGCCCTCCATGGTGTTTGTGCGGCTGCAGGAGGCGGTCCTGCTCGAGTCTGTTCTGGAAGTCCCCGTCCCTGTGAGGTTCCTTTTCTTGCTGCTGGGCCCACCCGTCACTAACATCGACTATCACCAGATCGGACGCTCCATCTCCACACTTATGTCAGACAAG CACTTCCATGAGGCAGCGTACCAGGCTGACGACCGCCAGGATCTGCTGACAGCCATCAACCGTTTCCTGGACTGCAGCGTCGTCCTGCCTCCCTCAGAGGTTGATGGGGACGAGCTCCTGCACTCTGTCGCTCGCTTCCAAAGAGAAATGCTCcaaaagagggaggaggagcagggcaGCAAACTGCAGGAGAAACCGTCGAGTATTCAGCAGCATGAAGGTCAGTTATCAG ATTCCCTGGTTCCCTCCAAACCCAGCGACGAGCCCCTGAGGCGTTCAGGTCGTCTGTTTGGAGGTCTGATCAAAGACATGGCTCGACGTTACCCTCAGTACCTCAGTGACATCAGAGATGCTCTGAACCCTCAGTGCATGGCCGCCATCATCTTCATCTACTTTGCTGCCCTGTCACCTGCAATCACCTTTGGTGGACTGTTAG GTGAGAAAACAGAGGGTCTGATTGGTGTGTCGGAGCTGATTGTTGCCACGGCGATGCAGGGCATAGTGTTCAGCGTGTTGGGTGCTCAGCCTCTGCTGGTGATCGGCTTCTCTGGACCGCTGCTGGTGTTTGAAGAGGCCTTCTACACT TTTTGTAAAAGCAATGGGATCGAGTATTTGACGGGCCGGGTGTGGATCGGGTTCTGGCTGGTGCTACTTGTTCTCCTCACTGTGGCCTTTGAGGGAAGCATCCTTGTTCGCTTTGTCTCCCGCTTCACTCAGGAGATTTTCTCCTTCCTCATTTCCCTCATTTTCATCTACGAGACCTTCGCCAAAACGGTCAAG ATCTTTCAGGAGCATCCTCTCAAAAACTGTTATCATGGAAACAACACAGTATCTCCATTTCCCTGCAACTATACAACTGTTGCTGGGAATCCTGGGAAGGTTGTTGGAGAGCCCAACACTGCCCTGCTGTCATTACTGCTCATGGCGGGAACGTATTTCATCGCTTTCTACCTCCGCAAGTTCAAGAACAGCTCCTTCTTCCCCGGCAGG CTCCGTAGGATCATCGGAGACTTTGGGGTCCCCATTGCTATCCTCATCATGGTGTTGGTGGACTACAGTGCGGAGGACACCTACACCCAG AAACTCAATGTGCCCAGTGGATTCTCTGTCTCCAGTCCAGAGAAGCGTGGTTGGATGATTTCTCCTTTGGGATCGGACGGGCAGTTCCCCATTTGGATGATGGGCGCAAGCATTCTGCCGGCCatcctcgtcttcatcctcatcttcatggAGTCCCAGATCACAGC ACTGATTGTCAGTAAAAAGGAGAGGATGCTGGTGAAGGGAACTGGTTTTCACCTGGACCTCCTCATCATTGTGGTGGTGGGTGGAATCTCAGCTCTGTTTGGTTTGCCTTGGCTGTCAGCTGCAACAGTTCGGTCCGTCACCCACACCAACGCCCTCACCGTCATGAGCAAAGCTGTTGCCCCTGGCGACAAGCCCCGCATCCAGGAAGTGAAGGAGCAGAGGGTGACTGGCTTCCTGGTGGCTGTGTTAGTGG GTCTGTCCATCGTGATCGGAGAGGTTCTGCGTCAGATCCCTCTAGCGGTGCTTTTTGGGATCTTCCTCTACATGGGTGTGATGTCTCTGAACGGGATCCAGCTCACCGAGAGgctcatcctgctgctgatgcCCTCAAAGTACCACCCTAATCAAAGCTACGTCCGCAAG GTACGGACGTTAAGAATGCACATGTTCACTATTGTCCagctgacctgtctgtctctcctgtgGGTCGTCATGGCGACGGCAGCAGCACTAGCTTTCCcctttgtgttgctgctgacgATACCTGtgaggatgctgctgctgcctcatcTTTTCAGCCgcagagagctgcagagt ctggatGCTGATGACATGGAGTCTCacctggaggagaaggaggggcaGGACGAGTACTCACAGCTGCAGATGCCCGTGTGA
- the slc4a2a gene encoding anion exchange protein 2a isoform X4 produces the protein MSPSLSTCCPSGNKVFVELNELMIDRNHELQWRETARWIKFEEEVEEETERWGRPHVASLSFRSLLELRKTISHGAVLLDLKQRTLPDIAQQVAEQMVISDQIKAEDRTSVLRALLLRHSHPSDEKDHSSFSRNISAANMAALIDKHNGQSELPQNLTNHKEADPEKTKREAPPLCHPRSKHEAKLMEKIPERAEATVVLVGSVSFLDQPSMVFVRLQEAVLLESVLEVPVPVRFLFLLLGPPVTNIDYHQIGRSISTLMSDKHFHEAAYQADDRQDLLTAINRFLDCSVVLPPSEVDGDELLHSVARFQREMLQKREEEQGSKLQEKPSSIQQHEGQLSDSLVPSKPSDEPLRRSGRLFGGLIKDMARRYPQYLSDIRDALNPQCMAAIIFIYFAALSPAITFGGLLGEKTEGLIGVSELIVATAMQGIVFSVLGAQPLLVIGFSGPLLVFEEAFYTFCKSNGIEYLTGRVWIGFWLVLLVLLTVAFEGSILVRFVSRFTQEIFSFLISLIFIYETFAKTVKIFQEHPLKNCYHGNNTVSPFPCNYTTVAGNPGKVVGEPNTALLSLLLMAGTYFIAFYLRKFKNSSFFPGRLRRIIGDFGVPIAILIMVLVDYSAEDTYTQKLNVPSGFSVSSPEKRGWMISPLGSDGQFPIWMMGASILPAILVFILIFMESQITALIVSKKERMLVKGTGFHLDLLIIVVVGGISALFGLPWLSAATVRSVTHTNALTVMSKAVAPGDKPRIQEVKEQRVTGFLVAVLVGLSIVIGEVLRQIPLAVLFGIFLYMGVMSLNGIQLTERLILLLMPSKYHPNQSYVRKVRTLRMHMFTIVQLTCLSLLWVVMATAAALAFPFVLLLTIPVRMLLLPHLFSRRELQSLDADDMESHLEEKEGQDEYSQLQMPV, from the exons ATGTCTCCATCACTTTCCACTTGCTGTCCATCTGGGAACAAG gtgtttgTGGAGCTGAACGAGCTGATGATTGACAGGAACCATGAGCTGCAGTGGAGGGAGACAGCTCGCTGGATCAAgtttgaggaggaggtggaggaggagacggagcgTTGGGGTCGACCTCACGTCGCCTCGCTCTCCTTCCGTTCGCTGCTCGAGCTCCGAAAAACCATCTCCCATG gggCGGTGCTTCTGGACCTGAAGCAGAGGACGCTGCCGGACATCGCCCAGCAGGTGGCGGAGCAGATGGTGATCTCAGATCAGATCAAAGCTGAGGATCGGACCAGCGTCCTGAGAGCTCTGCTGCTCCGACACAg TCATCCCAGTGATGAGAAAGATCACAGCTCGTTCAGCAGGAACATCTCAGCTGCCAACATGGCCGCCCTGATTGACAAACACAATGGCCAATCAGAGCTCCCCCAAAACCTGACCAATCACAAAGAGGCTGACCCAGAGAAGACCAAG AGAGAAGCCCCACCCCTCTGTCACCCCAGATCCAAACATGAAGCAAAGCTGATGGAGAAGATCCCAGAGAGAGCTGAGGCCACCGTGGTTCTCGTAG GCAGTGTGAGCTTCCTGGATCAGCCCTCCATGGTGTTTGTGCGGCTGCAGGAGGCGGTCCTGCTCGAGTCTGTTCTGGAAGTCCCCGTCCCTGTGAGGTTCCTTTTCTTGCTGCTGGGCCCACCCGTCACTAACATCGACTATCACCAGATCGGACGCTCCATCTCCACACTTATGTCAGACAAG CACTTCCATGAGGCAGCGTACCAGGCTGACGACCGCCAGGATCTGCTGACAGCCATCAACCGTTTCCTGGACTGCAGCGTCGTCCTGCCTCCCTCAGAGGTTGATGGGGACGAGCTCCTGCACTCTGTCGCTCGCTTCCAAAGAGAAATGCTCcaaaagagggaggaggagcagggcaGCAAACTGCAGGAGAAACCGTCGAGTATTCAGCAGCATGAAGGTCAGTTATCAG ATTCCCTGGTTCCCTCCAAACCCAGCGACGAGCCCCTGAGGCGTTCAGGTCGTCTGTTTGGAGGTCTGATCAAAGACATGGCTCGACGTTACCCTCAGTACCTCAGTGACATCAGAGATGCTCTGAACCCTCAGTGCATGGCCGCCATCATCTTCATCTACTTTGCTGCCCTGTCACCTGCAATCACCTTTGGTGGACTGTTAG GTGAGAAAACAGAGGGTCTGATTGGTGTGTCGGAGCTGATTGTTGCCACGGCGATGCAGGGCATAGTGTTCAGCGTGTTGGGTGCTCAGCCTCTGCTGGTGATCGGCTTCTCTGGACCGCTGCTGGTGTTTGAAGAGGCCTTCTACACT TTTTGTAAAAGCAATGGGATCGAGTATTTGACGGGCCGGGTGTGGATCGGGTTCTGGCTGGTGCTACTTGTTCTCCTCACTGTGGCCTTTGAGGGAAGCATCCTTGTTCGCTTTGTCTCCCGCTTCACTCAGGAGATTTTCTCCTTCCTCATTTCCCTCATTTTCATCTACGAGACCTTCGCCAAAACGGTCAAG ATCTTTCAGGAGCATCCTCTCAAAAACTGTTATCATGGAAACAACACAGTATCTCCATTTCCCTGCAACTATACAACTGTTGCTGGGAATCCTGGGAAGGTTGTTGGAGAGCCCAACACTGCCCTGCTGTCATTACTGCTCATGGCGGGAACGTATTTCATCGCTTTCTACCTCCGCAAGTTCAAGAACAGCTCCTTCTTCCCCGGCAGG CTCCGTAGGATCATCGGAGACTTTGGGGTCCCCATTGCTATCCTCATCATGGTGTTGGTGGACTACAGTGCGGAGGACACCTACACCCAG AAACTCAATGTGCCCAGTGGATTCTCTGTCTCCAGTCCAGAGAAGCGTGGTTGGATGATTTCTCCTTTGGGATCGGACGGGCAGTTCCCCATTTGGATGATGGGCGCAAGCATTCTGCCGGCCatcctcgtcttcatcctcatcttcatggAGTCCCAGATCACAGC ACTGATTGTCAGTAAAAAGGAGAGGATGCTGGTGAAGGGAACTGGTTTTCACCTGGACCTCCTCATCATTGTGGTGGTGGGTGGAATCTCAGCTCTGTTTGGTTTGCCTTGGCTGTCAGCTGCAACAGTTCGGTCCGTCACCCACACCAACGCCCTCACCGTCATGAGCAAAGCTGTTGCCCCTGGCGACAAGCCCCGCATCCAGGAAGTGAAGGAGCAGAGGGTGACTGGCTTCCTGGTGGCTGTGTTAGTGG GTCTGTCCATCGTGATCGGAGAGGTTCTGCGTCAGATCCCTCTAGCGGTGCTTTTTGGGATCTTCCTCTACATGGGTGTGATGTCTCTGAACGGGATCCAGCTCACCGAGAGgctcatcctgctgctgatgcCCTCAAAGTACCACCCTAATCAAAGCTACGTCCGCAAG GTACGGACGTTAAGAATGCACATGTTCACTATTGTCCagctgacctgtctgtctctcctgtgGGTCGTCATGGCGACGGCAGCAGCACTAGCTTTCCcctttgtgttgctgctgacgATACCTGtgaggatgctgctgctgcctcatcTTTTCAGCCgcagagagctgcagagt ctggatGCTGATGACATGGAGTCTCacctggaggagaaggaggggcaGGACGAGTACTCACAGCTGCAGATGCCCGTGTGA